Genomic window (Candidatus Binataceae bacterium):
AAGGCCGACGTCGTGTTTCTTCATCTGGCGCCGCCCACCAGCGACAGCGGCGACGAGTACAGCATGGGCCTCGTCAACGACTATCTGAAGATCGCGATGCGCCGCGCGCGCACGGTGATCGCCCAGGTCAACGACCAACTGCCGTGGACCCATTCCGACGAGCCGCTCGAAATGTCGCGGGTGGACTACATCGTGCGCAGTTCGCGCCCGCCGATCGAGCATTCCACGCGCGAGCCGAGCGCGGTGGACAAGAAGATCGCGCGCCAGGTCGCCGAATTGGTGCCCGACGGCGCGGTGATCCAGATGGGGATCGGCGCGATGCCTTGCGCGATCCTTGACGCCCTTCATGGCCATCGCCGGCTCGGCCTCCACAGCGGGATGGTCAGCGACGCGGTGGTCGATCTGATCAAGTCGGGCGCGGTGACCAACGAGACCAAACCCTTTCATCGCGACGCGAGCGTCACCGGCACGCTGCTCGGCACGCGCAAGCTTTACGACTTCGCCCATCGCAACCCGGCGCTCCGCCTGGTGCCGCTCAGCGTGACGCATAACGTCGAGATGCTCGCGCGCATCGATGGCTTCGTGTCGCTCAATTCGGCGATCGAGGTTGACCTGAGCGGCCAGGTCAACGCCGAGGTCGCGGGCGGAACTTATATCGGCGCGGTCGGCGGACAGGTCGATTATGTGCGCGCGGCGCGGCGCTCGCGCGGGGGAAAATCGATCATCGCGCTGCCGGCGACGGCGCGCGGCGGCAAGGTCAGCCGGATCGTCGCCGCGCTGAACGATCCGATCGTGACCACAGCGCGCTCCGACGTCGATATCGTGGCGACCGAGTTCGGCGTGGCGCACCTGCGCGGCATCAGCCTCGAAGAGCGCGCGCGGCGCCTCATAGCGATCGCCCATCCGGACTTTCGCGAACCGCTCGAACGCCATGCGCGCGCGGCCTTCGGCCCGATTTACTGAGCCCTGTCACATGGCCAATCATCGATGACCGATTCCGGCATGACCGATTGCGGCATGACCGATTCCCGGCGAGGTAACGCGCCCATGAAATACGGCACCTTCATAACGAAGCAGCGCGGCGAGGCGATCGCCGCCGACGTGCGCGCGGCCGAGAACCTGGGCTTCGAGTCGGCGTGGATCGCAGAGCATCTGATCATGCCCGTGAACCAGACGTCGGCGTACCCCTACACGCCCGACGGCCGCTTCCTGGTGCCGCCCGACGCCCCGTTCCACGATCCGCTGCTCACGCTCGCCTACGTCGCGGCGCTGACCACGAAAATCCGGCTCGCCACCGGCATCTTCGTCCTGCCGCTGCGCAACGCCTTTACGACCGCCAAGGCGATCGCCACGCTCGACCAGCTAAGTCAGGGCCGCGTCATCTTCGGCGTCGGAATCGGGTGGCTCAGGGAAGAGTTCGAGGCGGTCGGGATGAAATTCGAGGATCGGGCGCTGCGCACGCGCGAGTATCTCGAGCTGATGATCGAGCTCTGGAGCAAGAGCGACCCGCTCTACAAGGGCAGGACGGTTTCGACCGAAGGGATGAAGTTCATGCCCAAGACCGTCCAGCAGCCGCATCCGCCGATCGTCTTCGGCGGCACCAGCGAGCCCGCGCTCAAGCGCACGGTGCGCCAGGGCGACGGATGGTACGGAATCGCGCACGGCCTCGAGGAGGCGCAGGCGCAGATCGCG
Coding sequences:
- a CDS encoding acetyl-CoA hydrolase/transferase C-terminal domain-containing protein: MTTELRADELELARYVRRGDTVVWAQGAAEPLTLSETLVAERHAIGPITLFLGPGYSETLAPEHADCLRFLGMSAIGTRRRLIDAGVLRLIPLQLSDVETLFDTGILKADVVFLHLAPPTSDSGDEYSMGLVNDYLKIAMRRARTVIAQVNDQLPWTHSDEPLEMSRVDYIVRSSRPPIEHSTREPSAVDKKIARQVAELVPDGAVIQMGIGAMPCAILDALHGHRRLGLHSGMVSDAVVDLIKSGAVTNETKPFHRDASVTGTLLGTRKLYDFAHRNPALRLVPLSVTHNVEMLARIDGFVSLNSAIEVDLSGQVNAEVAGGTYIGAVGGQVDYVRAARRSRGGKSIIALPATARGGKVSRIVAALNDPIVTTARSDVDIVATEFGVAHLRGISLEERARRLIAIAHPDFREPLERHARAAFGPIY
- a CDS encoding LLM class F420-dependent oxidoreductase — encoded protein: MKYGTFITKQRGEAIAADVRAAENLGFESAWIAEHLIMPVNQTSAYPYTPDGRFLVPPDAPFHDPLLTLAYVAALTTKIRLATGIFVLPLRNAFTTAKAIATLDQLSQGRVIFGVGIGWLREEFEAVGMKFEDRALRTREYLELMIELWSKSDPLYKGRTVSTEGMKFMPKTVQQPHPPIVFGGTSEPALKRTVRQGDGWYGIAHGLEEAQAQIAKLREFARAAGRTRPIEITMSLRTGKPLSADDVRRMAEMGVDRTLAGLPIR